The Coffea arabica cultivar ET-39 chromosome 6e, Coffea Arabica ET-39 HiFi, whole genome shotgun sequence genome contains the following window.
CAGGAAAAAAAACTTAACAAATATTTGCATTACGGAAGAAACGACattgaagaaaataaattttagtaAATTTTTTAGTAAGAGCTATGAAGTCTTAGCAGCAATATACAATTTCTTCAGTTGAAAGCTTGGAGCTTTCCAAATGGGAATCAAGATTAGGTTACTCTAATTACCTTAGGCAAAAGAATTtatagaaaagaaataaatcaagtagTCCAAGACAATTGATCTCTAAAAGAAAGTTTAAACAAGTGGAGAAACATACTTATTGGCATGTCATTAATTGTTTCCAACAAGAAGCAGATCTTAGGAAAGAAAATTTGATTTGCACcctattttggtgaattttgacaAAACAATATGTTTCATTATTTTCAACCATGCTAGACTTATGAAggaacaaaaagggaaaaacatcAATCCTGCTTCTTTCTATTTATGGACTTAAAAGTCTTCTAAGAGAGAGGCTCAACCTAACAACCATTCTCTCTTTTCCATTATATTTCCTCTCAGAGATTAATCTATAAGACTAATCTTCATCACAAGACATCAAAACTTAAATACAAATCACCTGTCGGATATATGGCAGAAATGTCCATATAGTGCTGCATCTTAAAAGTTCAAGGTCATGCATGGAAATTCTAGGACATTTATTgtataaattagggttttttttgttggttgggggggggggacaTTGTTGCTTCTACATCCATGGATTTGAATTATCAGTTTTCATGTACCTTACACCCACTCAAGTTCAAATCAGTTATACGTTTACAGTTCCTCACCAAATGCTTGACTCCAATATCTGTAACCCTGAAAGCAAAAGTATAAGCGAAGCCCATTGATGATTAAGAGATTTTAGCTATAATTTGCAATAGAAGAACAAAGCACATAcaaacatagaatcaagaaagccTTAGAGTACCTAACATTCCAATAGATGGAGAATGCCGCAAGATTCGGACAAATGCTTGTTATAACTTCAACTCCTTTATCTGAAATCTTCTGGCAGCCATTTAGGTTCAAAGACTCCAGATTCTTAAGGGCATCCACAAACTTCAAAGAATAGATATTCTCATAATAAGGACTttcaattcaccaaaaaaaaaaaaaaaatctgtacTGAAATTCCATATGCATAGGCCACAGAACTCAGTTTTAAAGTACTTTAAGACAGTGTCAAAACATTTCCACAACAATAAGGCCAGAGTAAAGTATAAATTTAAACTGTGTTCCTTTTATTAAGTCAAAGAGTTGTACTTGTATAAACCAAAACCAGGGTCTAGCTTTGGGAACAAATTATAGAATTTCATTGTTTTCACTCAACTCAGGAAGTTAAACAAGCAGAACTATCCATGTAAGGATATATGGATTTGTCATTAAATGAGTGTAATCCCTGTTTGGGAAGAGGCTTATTGATGGAAGATTCAGGCAATCAATCAGCAAACTCCTAGAAAAACAGAACTCGTATTTGTTATGGGGAATCAAGGCTCCAGGCTAAGCCAACCTTACTCACAGCACCTGACTTTCTCTGGCACATTTAGCTTAGCTATGCTTCCACTCAATAGGCCGCTTTAGCTACCTCTCCACTTTCCCCATCAAGTAACTTATGAAAACAGGCAGTCAAATTTAAAGCATAAAGAGCAAAGTCAAGCAATAATTCATCATCTACCTAAGCTAATCTAagagaataaataaatgaaaatatgaCCAAGATGCAGGACAAAGCTAGAAGCACTTGAATACTGGATTGTACTGAGGTTTGATTTTCGGCAAAAAGTATGCATGAATATATACACAGAGAATGGAAACAACAGGAACTCAAGTGATTTAGACAATCTGGAGAATATTTCCGTATTCTGTTATTTTAAGATAACATGTAAGGATGAAACACTTCATTTTGATGAATTGCAGTCAAAAGCATACTGTAAGACAAGCATCACCTGACTTGTATGATTGTGGAAAAGATCAAGTTTGAGGAAGTAAACCTAATGTGCTACACAATAAGGCAGAAGCAAGAACTAAATAATTGAAAGAGTAAATAACCTGACTGGTTTTCCAACATAACCAATGCTTCCAAGTGAAAAAAATAGTAATATTATAGGTTTAAGATACCGAATGGTACCTTGCTTTTAAGaatttcaaaattcttatcttcAATATCTCGTGCAAACTCAAGGTTTATGTTCTTCACATTGTGATATCTTGGCtgcaagaaaaaataaacacgAAAAAGTAAACCTCACCACCATTTAATTAATCATTCTTGACAAATTTCACAAGGTAGCAGAAGTACTATCCATTAGACCCCATTGCTAGACAAACTTGCGTGGAAGCAGATTGAGAGCAAACTCTCTTATAATGAAACCAAAACTATCAGTAATGACTCTTGTTTCAGAAGTAGCAAACTTTTCTCAGCAAGGAAAAGACCTGAAAATTTAAGAGGGGCTGCAAAGAACTTACTAGTGAAAGAGCTGCGACAAGGCGATCTCCAGCATTATTCATCTCATGCAAATCAATAACCTGTAAGTTTAACAAGAATGAACAAACCCCAGAATCAATACCCCAGTCGCAATTAGAAAACAATCCAAACTTTGCAGTAATGTGCGAATTCAATTACTATTAGTAAAACCCATGAACTAAAATTCCAATTTCATGGAGAATGTATCAATCCTTGCATTAACCTGTGAGCTTAACAGTAATTAGTAAATCCCAGAATTAAAATTCCAACTGCATTAGGAAAAAGATTGACTCTTTGAGCATTAAAAAACAGGGAAAAGATATAATTAAGTAGGGGAGTTAAGAGGAGGAATGGACTGACCAACCAGATGGAGGGATGGGAGATGAGAGTGCGGTGAAGCCAGGGGCTGACTAATAAGAGAGAGATGAGGTCTCTCTGATGAAGTTTGATGCAGGTACAGACTATCTTCATCACCCTTGGAATTGTTTCTTTGTTCCATAATGCTTCTTCTACTTCTACTTCCTCTTCCTCTCCTCCTATATCTGTTGATTCTTCTGCACATCTCCTCTCCATTTACTTTGTTTCTCCTCCTCAATAACTCGATTTAGGAGCAACACAGTACTAGCAGGGAAAATAAACAAGAGGATATTCTAGCCTATTCCAAGGAAGTGGGGGAGGGAGGTCTAACTGGATCCGATGGGGACGTCGCCTATTGTGATTCAAATGAAATGtttgaacgttttcttctgcttgttttattttttggtcAAGGATGAGGGCctcaaaatgaaaaataagaagagggctctttttctttaaattaCGCAAAAATTTTTAGTTTGGAAGTCAGTCGCGTTTGgattaaaatatataatgtaCGGTGTGCGCGAGGTAAtaagaataattaaaaaatatgatcacgaaagatgtaattttatttatttttttaaaattgcaaCCAAAACAAGACGGTtgtgttcaaaatttttttcgtCATAGCCTATAAACAAGCCATATttaggttccgtttgataaaattgaatctgaattctgaagtctgaattctgaaatctgaatactgaaacaattaatttattgaattttaagcactgaaaaaaatatatgaatgtctgaattttaatactAAACCTATTTAtgctgtttgataaatatttataactgaatgcttaataagtttaatttgacaattttgcccttatattctttcattcaaaaaagaaatagaatttatgatttaattagtttaaaattgttaggtatgaaaatgacaatatttatttttaaatcaaattaatataaaagatgaaatatattatatgaggagtatggagaagatgtgaaagtcattaaaaagggagaaaagagaaactaaaaattgttagataaaaaatattatattatttaattagataagaattttgaacataattaacaaacaagggtagatttgatagataagataaaatagttgaaataattctattgattcttatcagaattaagcattcagttaggattcttgtgctgaaaaaaatacacacaggttcagcattgcttaacaagttcagcaaatagattttcatttatcaaatactcaaaacatctgaatgtctaaaaaaattcagattcagcacttttttatgttatcaaacagacccttagaTTTCTACAACATAATTTTAAGTGATCTTTAAATttcctttagaaaaaaaatgcacCACTACTACCTCTTCAAACATTTTAAAGGCATATGACATGTGTGcaatttagaatttttttcaaaataattttacaTACTAGTATTAGTACAgtatatattttagaaaaattttgtggtcTCTTTTAAGTGCTATTTCCCTTATTTGTATCTCTcactaaaaataataatttaaatctTAAATATTTAATAATGTTTAATCTAAAagtcaataaaatttttttcaccATCCAACAATGAATTTTATTTGTAGTCTTGTAGACATAATACCCAAAAAGGAAATGTATTTATAGATGTTATGAATTATTTCCCTGATGTGGTGTggtgaaaagaaaaacaaatgaatACTACAAATCACTAGTtgtaaaaagtagaaaaaaaagaaagaaaataacacTAATGGTTAAGACAATTAtgcgattttttttttgaaagacaaGTAATTAAATCTAACCTTCTTGATACACCACTACTATACTATAAtgatatctatatatatatactttttatgctatatataaaaaataaattttatatacattgtcagtgtatactgtacgcgataaaatttcaagtctgcaaaacgacaagaaaaatgcacgacaaatatatgatatataaatttagaaaaGTATGTAGGTACAATCTCTGGGGTTTTCTCGAACTTGTGGAGAGTTTCCCtcgattcttctcctcgaacGCCAATCCAAGGGCTTCGCAGCTTGTTCTTTGATCCACCACcgattccttcaaatcttgatatagaagatttgaagaactttaGAAGATATTTGAAGACTCAAGTCTTGATATCTGGGAGACTTGGAGAGCTTGAAGAGCCGAACCTTTGTAGCTTGGAGCTTCAATGCTTTGAGCGTATGTGATGCTCTTTGAAGTCCCTCTGTGTATTTTCTTTTTGTGTCCTTGATTTGGTAGAGAGAGACCTCTACTTATAGTTGTAGCAAGAGGTAGAGGTTGAGAACCTGTGTACCACtttacttgtcttgcaagacgtgcagtcatattaggactgtaccagtcaaatattatcttctcattttatatttattaataaagagataagaAATTTATCGATTGGCCAAACTCGGGGGGGGACACGTGACATGGCGCCGTTTGACTGGCCAAgctattgcagtatataagagaTATACTTGGACTAAataactctaaatattatccctttaatacgaaataaatatttagatatttatccaatGGACATGTGACATGACATGATCTGGTTGGTGGAGATATCCCtgcaatttgaattgatttggaacacctcgccttgacacgtggcaaaatataattggtcatttaataaccaatttttccaagtGTACGTGCCATATGGCAATATCCGATTGGACGAAAACATTTAatagaccaatggtaatttttagaatttaattaaaattccattgtctacaaatgccccctCGAAACTTGTGCGTGAATGCTGGATATCGGAGCAAGATTTGAACGGACAAGCTTCgacattttttcccctttttttcctttctttcttttttttttttttccaattcgaTTTGAATGCCGCAAGGCTGGGATTTAAGTATCAATATAGCCACAGGTCTTGATCAATTCATACCACGTAGCCATGCAAAACATTTAAATTCCACCACCGCCCCAATCATCAAATGCCTGTACAGGTCCCATAAGTCCCGAGGCCGGATTCCAAGTAGCACATGAATTCCAAGATgattaggaaagtttccaagtAGCATACGAATTTCAAGATGATTAGGAATGTTTCCAAGTCCCGTAAGTCAGATTTCATGTAGTACTTGAATTCCTAGTAACATTTGTTATCAATGATGATTAGGCAAGTCCGAATTATTCCAATTTGAAGTTCTACAATAAAGCCCCTAGATGGTCTTAGAGTTTTGCAATTCCGTAGCCTTACTCAAAGTTTTGCACTTCGTATATCAATTCGTGAACCTTGCTTATAAGATGATCATGTGGGTTCCACCAATTCACGCAACATTAGTTATATCAATTTCAGGATCATGCCAAAGCTTTGTCGGACTATCAATTCAAGTAATAGTCTGTTCAATGTCATAGCTTGGCAATTCAAATATCAATTCCTGAGCTCTGTCCAGGGCTTTGCAATCCGTAACCTCTGAATTGGTGATAAAGTAGCCACCAATTTTAATTATAACCATTTGTCCTCAAGAAGCCAACGTATTCATTTGTAGAATATTGCATATCGTATGCCCAATCATCTACGTGCAAGGtgctttaaaaaaatgaaatcacaGGAATCGAATTGATCTACCATGCGCCTTGCTTATCAACTACACACGGAACTCCACCGCTCCGAAACTCGAGATCATCTTCTCTTGTTAGCCTTGGGAACTCAAGCTGCAAACCGCTAAGAACTCCTCTAATATGACCAGGACTCTTGAGCTGACAGCCTCCACTCCTTGTTAGTCTCAAAGACCAAGCAATTTAGAAGTCCGAAACCCAATTGCAATGGAGACCACTATCAGCTAATCTCCCAAAACTTATAAAGACTTCGCGAGAAAAATTCTAAAGGAATCCAATTGATCATAGAAATCATAGGAACCACGGAACTCCAccgcttccaaacttcaagcttTGCAAACTTTATAGCAGTGTCTTGTATCATATAGGATAGCTACGTGGAACATCACCATTTCATGCATCTGAGCCGAATCATCATACGGAATAGCTTTATATCTCCTACTTCAGACTAACTCCATTCTTTGTAGTATTCAACCCTTTGAAGTTAGGATTTGCACCACTGATAAACTAAATAATTAATTTCTTCACTGATCACACTCGGAACTCAAGGAGCACTCTGACACAAATGCTGGGAATCCAACTCGCAGAGGAAGCCAATCGTGAGAACAAGAGCTTCGCATTTCATCCTTTCTCTTCGTCCCATTATACAAAACAGGAAGAACCAGATTCCTTTTGCGAGTAAACTTCCTCGGCTCGATAAATTAGCCTGCTAAACCGCAAGTACTTCGAATAATGAATCCTTCAACATCTTAAAGTGAAACACTTCTGACTAGAATCCTTCCTGAATACGGGATGCATACCTGTTATAAATACTCAATGGTTGAGGCATCAATTTAGCCACAATCCAAAGGCAAACTCTCCCTCGTTTCCTGCTGCTACGTCTTTATTTGCTATTGCCGTCGTCTATTATCTACTGGTCTGCTTGGCTTTGCTGCCTCTTAGACTAATATAATCAATTTGGAGTCGGTCAAAAACGCGCCGAGCTACTCTTGGATTACTTTAAGGTGCGCGCTACTTCTCCAAGCCATGGTACCCCCCTGCTTATGTTTCTTGTTTTACCGCTTTGCATGAACCGTGGCTTACCCTTGTAGTCTAAGCAACAGTAGATTCGGGGACAACATCTTCGTTGTCAATGTTGCAAGCCGTTTGAAGAATTTGATTATCACCTTCGCCGAGCCGCAAGTATCAAATTGCCGCTGCGCCAGAGTCAGCCGTCATCCGGTACTCGCGGcttcccttttttgttttttttttttgtttttctctttcttttttttttttttttttgctattccTGAGAGCTGAAAATTTAACATGAAGATCtgctcaaaatatttttttttttgagctattCCTCGGAGctgaaatctcaattttcataccatttttatttgtttttttttctattcatttttttttttggcttttgctCATCTATTAGGACAATATGATATCTGAGCAaaaattttccttccttttgcGAGAACTCTGaccttaaaaataataattattattattattttttttccctcttttttttttcccccccaaATATTCCTACTATACATGATTTTGATGTAAACTTTGTCAACTTGCCTCTTTGTAGACAACTCAAGCTGTGCTTGAAGAGGGGTTCGAAACAATTCCGAGGATTTGAGAAGAGGCAACCAATTAGGTAATTTAATTACCAAACTTCTTGCACGAAACTCCTGCATCctctaatattttcttttacaaaattCCAGCAATCATGCAAATTAAGGGCTACGCCGTGCCAGTGCCGCATATTTCACTGACGGATGAACGGGGAGGAACTCAATCAAAGAGCTTGTCACTACATGTTTACAAACCAGCAATCGGCCCGCTCGCTGAATCCTTCATACCCCTTGAAGGATGCTTTCATCTCGAAGATTGGACTAGCAAGTGGACCAAGGAAGTGGTGGCACCATCGACTTTCTCCATTACATCGAGGGAAGAAGAAGTGGTCGTATTAAACTTGTCACTTCACAATGGAGATCcagaaatagccaaattcactcTTCCGTTCGTGGGATTCAATGTTGACAAAGCTACATGGAAAACCCCTTCGTCATTCTTTGGTGAGGCGTGCTTCACCTCCTATTATTGGGAGTGGGTTGAGGACATGCTTGGAAGGTATAAAGACATACTCACACGCGCTGGCATATTTGAAGCCGTCTACGCGTCGAGATACTCCTACGACCGCTGTGAAAATATCTTGCGGgccttcttcaaatattggtgtcCCTCGACGAACACGCTCCATACGCCCGTTGGGGAGTTGTCCATCACACTTTGGGACCTTTATCGACTCGGTGGCCTTTCGATCGACGGCACGTTTTTCGATGAAGTTGTTCCTTCGGCACGGGAGCTCCTTACTCGTGACAAAGAAGGGAAACCACTTCTCCCTGAGAGTTGCAGGCATCTTTTTTCGGCTTACTACCACCTCTGGACGAATGACCAAGGAGTATGGATGAAGGACTGGATTCGCTTCTGGTTCAAAGGAGAGGCTAGGTATAGGGCTCCTCCGAGTAGAGCGAATAGAAGGAAGACCACatctaaaccaaaaatgacttACAACCCTTCTGGAAGCGTGGAGCCTTACGACCTTGCCGATACGAATGACTTCAATGTCCCTTTTGACACCCTGGGTATCCCAGGGTCTCTAAGAAAGGAAACCTATATTGCGGCATTCATAGCGTGTTGGATTTGCAAGTTCCTTTTGCCAAGCAAAAAGGCCGATCGTATTCGTCCAAGTGTCTTCAAGGTTGCATGCTTAATGGCTACAGGGAAAAGATTTTGTCTTGCAATTCCCGTCCTTGCGAGCATATATCATGGGTTGAGGGAGATCGTCCACGCCCCTAACCTTGGAGAATGTGGGGTAATTTTTCCAATCCATTACGTCTATGCTTGGGTTGGCCAATACTTCGATGTATATTACGAAAATCATCAAGTGAATAGCCACCACGCGCGCATGACAAGATTTAGTGGTGAGAAAATGGCAATATTTTATGGCCAATTGGAAGCTGAGGAAATCTTCAAAGAAACGAATCCTTTGATGCTTCCTAAATTGTGTTGGACtgagaatggagaaaaggcgtTGATCGATGACGGATCCTTATCATCAAGACTCACGAGCTACTTCATTAGTCAACGCTCTTGCCATTTAACTCTACGTAAGGACAATACTTtcattattgaaaaatataatcctTGCAGGTTCAGCAGGCAGTTCGATTTTTGTCAGGACATCCCCAACAACTTGAAAGAGATCACTCACACTTATACCTTAGCTGAAGCTATTCAACTATGGGATTCCTCAGTTCGCACGCAGACGCGGTCTCGGATGACTATACCCATGCACATGAAGCATCCATTGATCACCAAAGACTATGATGCCTGGTGGTCGACTCGGTCAAATAGTGTCTGTTCAACTCCCTTAAAATTCACCGTTAAGATCTCTCAGCAATTAGTGAAGAAGGGTAAGGTTACCTCCGCCAACGAGTCAGTGCATCCTAATGGAGTTATAGAGATTGTAACGGGTCTTACCTCATCCACCTTGCGGAAGAACAAGACCATTAGCGGCCCCTTGGAAAACGTTGTTACAAGAAATAAGTCTTCCAAGGACTCTCGACAGGTCATCAAAGAGGCGCAACCAGTGATTCTCTCAAAGAAGATGCCGCCCAAGGTTTCAAAATCTTTTTCAGTGACTCACATAGAAGAAGATGTCGAAATTGAAACGATGGACGATCGTGATTCTCTTGAGGCTATAGAACAAGAAGGGACTCAAGCTCAGGGCATCGAATCTACCCAAAGAGAAGCCCATTAGTTATAGAGTGGCAGTAGTAGCCAAGACCGTCATTGGAACCGATCGAAGAAGAGGACATCTTCTGATTTGGAGGAAATTTCCTTTTCACCACCGTCGGTTGGAGTGTCGCCGCTTAAGGTAATCAtatcttcctcttttttttttctttttttttcttaaaccttcataacacatttttttttcagcccCCACTTCTTGAATTCCACCAAGAAGATGTTGGTACCAACTCACCAATTGAACTTGAGACCGATGCTATAATTCCAAACAAGAAAGGTGACGGAGTCGTTATCAGCATCCCAAAATAACTTGCCCCCAGTGGAGGTGCCTTGTCAAAGAAGGAGTTGACTAATTTGCATGGAGTCCGGAAAAAACCTAAGGTAGCATTGGTTTCAGAATTTCATGGTAAAAAATTGATCCAGGCGCATCGAAAAAAGTACTTGCAAAGTTTGTGGATGGATTTTCGCGGACAGATTCTTGACATTCCAATTGATCAGATCTCTTCTTTAAAAGAGTGTGCAGAGGAAATCATTGCGGAAATCACAAGAACGGATCCTACCAATGGTCTCCCTTTAAAAGACCACTTGATAGAATTGTTTGCCAAGGCGGAGGCATATGATCTTTTGGCATCTTCATCGTGGGAAAGAATGAGCAAAGAAACACACGCAGAACTCCTTTCCAAAGCGACCATCCAACTCGGGAGAGTTAAGGCAAAGGAAGAAGAACTAACTTGTTATTTGCAAAGTCTTGAAGAAAAGTTGCAGTCCATTGAAGACAGGAAGAAGGTTCTGCAACAGGAACTCATCAATTTGGAGAAACAAAGCTTGGAAATCAGCTCAACTATCGATCAAAAGCATGAGATTTTCAAAGAGATCCAGACCGAAATAACCCAAGCGCATGATGAGCTATCTTTCATTGAAAATACCAGCATCTTGACTGATGACGCTGTGAAGGAACTTGAAGACATGAAGTCTGCACTTGAATCATATAAAGTAGCTGTAGTGGAatacaaatttgatatttagaCTTTCCACCATGtccttctttttcttgaattcttttatcattttctttatGTAATgagttcttcttttttttttccaataataaaatgctttttatttcttatctctttttttttgtgtgcaagGAACAAGGATTTGATTTGGAGTGGTGTAACTGAACTTAGAAGTTGCCCTCCAagctgcctacgtatcccaacaAGGGAATCAAGTCACACGTAGTTCCTGCCGAACGCATTTTAACCTCATGCGG
Protein-coding sequences here:
- the LOC113694716 gene encoding F-box protein At3g58530-like isoform X4 gives rise to the protein MERRCAEESTDIGGEEEEVEVEEALWNKETIPRVMKIVCTCIKLHQRDLISLLLVSPWLHRTLISHPSIWLVIDLHEMNNAGDRLVAALSLPRYHNVKNINLEFARDIEDKNFEILKSKFVDALKNLESLNLNGCQKISDKGVEVITSICPNLAAFSIYWNVRVTDIGVKHLVRNCKRITDLNLSGCKNITEQSLHLIADNYRDLESLNLTRCIKLTDGGLQQILLNCYSLQSLNLYALSSFTDEAYKKISLLSHLRFLDLCGAQNLTDDGLRSIANCRKLVSLNLTWCIHVTDVGVKAIAESCSSLELLSLFGIVGVTDRCLEALCKCCSGTLTTLDVNGCVGIKEECLRRMGM
- the LOC113694716 gene encoding F-box protein At3g58530-like isoform X3 — encoded protein: MERRCAEESTDIGGEEEEVEVEEALWNKETIPRVMKIVCTCIKLHQRDLISLLLVSPWLHRTLISHPSIWLVIDLHEMNNAGDRLVAALSLPRYHNVKNINLEFARDIEDKNFEILKSKFVDALKNLESLNLNGCQKISDKGVEVITSICPNLAAFSIYWNVRVTDIGVKHLVRNCKRITDLNLSGCKNITEQSLHLIADNYRDLESLNLTRCIKLTDGGLQQILLNCYSLQSLNLYALSSFTDEAYKKISLLSHLRFLDLCGAQNLTDDGLRSIANCRKLVSLNLTWCIHVTDVGVKAIAESCSSLELLSLFGIVGVTDRCLEALCKCCSGTLTTLDVNGCVGIKKRARDELLQLFPKLKCFKVHS